A genome region from Natronobeatus ordinarius includes the following:
- a CDS encoding small ribosomal subunit Rsm22 family protein, producing MTDHREAVRSNAKYLRNVRPIDPEEIHEYVDGTPHPAVVRQLLREEAFDLGLLERADGTFVPVADDPVRPRELPVERFPADYANRLEELLADRYGPTWYDGASGNLLRSTIRRFKASYLEGRPVEYDDDVAAGYAIYHLPGYYAAVQYALTDLAERGLLGRRLRVLDVGAGVGGPALGLCDYLPEDALLEYHAVEPSAAADVLEKLLAETGRNVHPTIHRTTVEAFEFGTDDEPFDLVLVCNVLSELEDPEAVLRSCLETLAPDGSLLAMAPADKHTSIQLRDLERAVEGERIAPRGGAAGAGDETDELEPGQVTIYSPAVRLWPGETPADRGWSFDVRPDLEVPPFQRRLEEAAADAEHTPGEFRNVDVQFSYSILRLDGTRRIDLELDPGRWAKLAEMERHVTNRIDLVAAKFSRSLTDNPDANPLFKITDGSEAVDHYAVVTNETALNRPLFEADYGDVLAFEGALALWNDDEGAYNLVVDEETVVDRLT from the coding sequence GTGACGGACCACCGCGAGGCCGTCCGATCGAACGCGAAGTACCTGCGCAACGTCAGGCCGATCGATCCCGAGGAGATCCACGAGTACGTCGACGGTACGCCACACCCCGCCGTGGTTCGCCAGCTCTTACGCGAGGAGGCGTTCGACCTCGGGTTGCTCGAGCGCGCCGACGGCACCTTCGTCCCCGTCGCCGACGACCCCGTCAGGCCACGGGAGCTACCCGTCGAACGGTTCCCCGCCGACTACGCGAACCGGCTCGAGGAGCTGCTCGCCGACCGGTACGGTCCGACGTGGTACGACGGGGCCTCGGGCAACCTACTTCGTTCGACCATCCGCCGGTTCAAGGCCAGCTACCTCGAGGGACGGCCCGTCGAGTACGACGACGACGTAGCCGCCGGCTACGCGATCTACCACCTGCCGGGCTACTACGCCGCCGTCCAGTACGCCCTCACCGACCTCGCCGAACGCGGGCTGCTGGGTCGGCGCCTGCGCGTGCTCGACGTCGGCGCCGGCGTCGGGGGACCGGCGCTTGGACTCTGTGACTACCTACCCGAGGACGCCCTGCTCGAGTACCACGCCGTCGAGCCGAGCGCCGCGGCGGACGTACTCGAGAAACTGCTCGCGGAGACGGGACGCAACGTCCACCCGACGATCCACCGGACGACTGTCGAGGCGTTCGAGTTCGGAACCGACGACGAGCCGTTCGACCTCGTCCTCGTCTGCAACGTCCTCAGCGAACTCGAGGATCCCGAGGCCGTCCTCCGATCCTGTCTCGAGACCCTCGCTCCCGACGGCTCGCTGCTGGCGATGGCCCCCGCCGACAAACACACCAGCATCCAGCTGCGCGACCTCGAGCGCGCGGTCGAAGGCGAGCGAATCGCCCCGCGCGGCGGCGCTGCCGGGGCCGGGGACGAGACCGACGAACTCGAGCCCGGCCAGGTGACGATCTACAGTCCTGCCGTCCGGCTCTGGCCGGGTGAGACGCCCGCCGACCGTGGCTGGTCGTTCGACGTCCGCCCCGACCTCGAGGTGCCGCCGTTCCAGCGCCGACTCGAGGAGGCGGCGGCCGACGCCGAGCACACACCGGGGGAGTTTCGCAACGTCGACGTCCAGTTCTCCTACTCGATCCTCCGGCTCGACGGCACCCGACGGATCGACCTCGAGCTCGACCCGGGCCGATGGGCGAAGCTGGCCGAGATGGAGCGCCACGTCACGAACCGGATCGACCTCGTCGCGGCGAAGTTCAGCCGGTCGCTGACCGACAATCCCGACGCGAACCCGCTGTTCAAGATCACCGACGGCAGCGAGGCGGTTGACCACTACGCCGTGGTGACGAACGAGACCGCGCTGAACCGACCGCTGTTCGAGGCCGACTACGGCGACGTCCTCGCGTTCGAAGGGGCACTCGCCCTCTGGAACGACGACGAGGGGGCGTACAACCTCGTCGTCGACGAGGAGACGGTCGTCGATCGACTCACCTAG
- the mutS gene encoding DNA mismatch repair protein MutS codes for MDPALGPPEEMAEKREELTPMMAQYHDLCARYDDALVLFQVGDFYETFCGAAERTARLLELTLTKREDSTGTYPMTGIPIDNVASYVEGLLEAGYRVAIADQVEDPEEATGVVERAVTRVVTPGTLTEDELLAGADNNFVAALARDGDERGLALLDVSTGDFLATSSTRAESIADEVSRFSPAEAILGPAVSSELLPEDVLVTPYDRAAFELERASELVATYFGDPDARLASEAEIRACGALLSYAEYARGGVDAEDVDEPDDGGERARDGPRLEYLTHLTRYDPREYLLLDAVALRSLELFEPRAVGATEEATLVGVLDETASALGSRTLSDWLRRPLRDPAEIEDRLDAVEELTTAVGSREALHELLRDVYDLERLIGRISRERATARDLRSLHDTLAVVPDVRTELEFAESDRLTELYDELDPLADVRELIDRAIVEAPPIELTEGGIIAEGYDEDLDALRETARDGKRWIDELEARERERTGINSLKVGYNSVHGYYIEVTKPNLESVPGDYERRQTLKNAERFVTPELKSREDEIVSSEERADRREYDRFREVRRRVGAEVERVQALADALASLDAFVSLATVAAQYDYCRPELLERGDGARIHVEGGRHPVVERSQSSFVPNDARLSNDRRLAIVTGPNMSGKSTYMRQVALIVLLAQLGSFVPARATTLTPVDRIFTRVGASDDIAGGRSTFMVEMDELATILEGADEHSLVLLDEVGRGTSTADGMAIARAMAEHLHDEVGALTLFATHHHPLTELADELEAAVNCHFEATEVDGAVTFDHELVPGAAEGSYGVEVATTAGLPESVIERSRDLLEATVRADRDDASDSSATADGGDDPTDVAAELRALELAHMTPVEALAELDRLKRLLEDR; via the coding sequence ATGGATCCGGCGCTGGGACCTCCCGAGGAGATGGCCGAGAAACGCGAGGAGCTCACGCCGATGATGGCCCAGTACCACGACCTCTGTGCGCGCTACGACGACGCGCTCGTGCTCTTCCAGGTCGGCGACTTCTACGAGACGTTCTGTGGCGCCGCCGAGCGGACCGCCCGCCTGCTCGAGTTGACGCTCACCAAACGCGAAGATTCGACGGGCACCTACCCGATGACGGGGATCCCGATCGACAACGTGGCCTCCTACGTCGAGGGGTTGCTCGAGGCGGGCTACCGCGTGGCGATCGCCGACCAGGTCGAAGACCCCGAAGAGGCGACGGGCGTCGTCGAGCGGGCGGTGACGCGGGTGGTCACCCCCGGAACGCTCACCGAGGACGAACTGCTCGCGGGCGCCGACAACAACTTCGTCGCGGCGCTGGCCCGCGACGGCGACGAACGCGGGCTCGCCCTGCTCGACGTCTCGACGGGTGACTTCCTCGCGACGAGTTCGACCCGGGCCGAGTCGATCGCCGACGAGGTGAGCCGCTTTTCCCCCGCGGAAGCGATCCTCGGCCCAGCCGTCTCGAGCGAGTTGCTCCCGGAGGACGTGCTGGTGACGCCCTACGACCGGGCGGCGTTCGAGCTCGAGCGGGCGTCTGAACTCGTCGCGACCTACTTCGGCGATCCCGACGCGCGGCTCGCGAGCGAGGCGGAGATTCGCGCCTGCGGGGCGCTTCTCTCCTACGCCGAGTACGCCCGCGGCGGCGTCGATGCCGAGGACGTCGACGAGCCCGACGACGGCGGCGAGAGAGCGAGAGACGGACCGCGACTCGAGTATCTCACCCACCTCACCCGCTACGATCCCCGGGAGTACCTGCTGCTCGACGCCGTCGCCCTGCGCAGCCTCGAGCTGTTCGAGCCGCGAGCGGTCGGCGCCACCGAGGAGGCGACGCTCGTCGGTGTCCTCGACGAAACCGCCAGCGCGCTGGGGAGTCGAACACTCAGCGACTGGCTCCGACGGCCGTTGCGCGATCCCGCCGAGATCGAGGATCGACTGGACGCCGTCGAGGAGCTGACGACGGCGGTCGGGAGCCGCGAGGCGCTCCACGAACTGCTCCGGGACGTCTACGACCTCGAGCGGCTCATCGGCCGAATCTCGCGCGAACGGGCGACCGCCCGCGACCTCCGATCGCTGCACGACACGCTCGCGGTCGTCCCCGACGTCCGGACGGAGCTCGAGTTCGCCGAGTCGGACCGGCTAACCGAGCTCTACGACGAACTCGATCCGCTCGCCGACGTCCGCGAGCTGATCGACCGGGCGATCGTCGAGGCGCCGCCGATCGAGCTCACCGAGGGCGGAATCATCGCCGAAGGCTACGACGAGGACCTCGACGCACTCCGGGAGACCGCCCGCGACGGGAAGCGCTGGATCGACGAGCTCGAGGCACGCGAGCGCGAGCGCACGGGGATCAACTCGCTCAAGGTCGGCTACAACTCGGTCCACGGCTACTACATCGAGGTGACCAAGCCGAACCTCGAGTCCGTTCCCGGCGACTACGAGCGTCGTCAAACGCTGAAGAACGCAGAACGGTTCGTCACGCCCGAACTCAAGTCCCGGGAGGACGAGATCGTCAGTTCCGAGGAGCGAGCCGACCGGCGGGAGTACGACCGCTTCCGCGAGGTGCGCCGTCGAGTCGGCGCCGAGGTCGAGCGCGTCCAGGCGCTCGCCGACGCGCTCGCCAGCCTCGACGCGTTCGTCTCACTCGCGACGGTTGCCGCCCAGTACGACTACTGCCGACCCGAGCTCCTCGAGCGCGGCGACGGCGCTCGGATCCACGTCGAGGGCGGTCGCCACCCGGTCGTCGAACGCTCCCAGTCGTCGTTCGTCCCCAACGATGCCCGCCTCTCGAACGACCGGCGCCTCGCCATCGTCACGGGGCCGAACATGTCCGGGAAGTCGACGTACATGCGCCAGGTCGCCCTGATCGTGCTGCTCGCGCAGCTCGGCAGTTTCGTCCCCGCCCGCGCCACCACGCTCACACCCGTCGACCGGATCTTCACCCGCGTCGGCGCGAGCGACGACATCGCCGGCGGCCGCTCGACGTTCATGGTCGAGATGGACGAACTCGCGACGATCCTCGAGGGGGCTGACGAACACTCGCTCGTCTTGCTCGACGAGGTCGGACGCGGGACGTCGACCGCAGACGGGATGGCCATCGCCCGGGCGATGGCCGAACACCTCCACGACGAGGTGGGCGCACTCACACTCTTTGCCACCCACCACCACCCCCTGACCGAGCTCGCCGACGAGCTCGAGGCCGCCGTCAACTGCCACTTCGAGGCGACCGAGGTCGACGGCGCGGTCACCTTCGACCACGAGCTCGTCCCCGGCGCGGCCGAGGGCTCCTACGGCGTCGAGGTCGCCACCACCGCGGGCCTGCCCGAATCGGTAATCGAGCGTTCGCGGGACCTGCTCGAGGCGACCGTGCGAGCCGACCGCGACGACGCGTCGGACTCGAGTGCGACGGCCGACGGTGGCGACGACCCGACCGACGTCGCGGCCGAACTCCGCGCGCTCGAGCTCGCTCACATGACGCCAGTCGAGGCGCTCGCGGAGCTCGATCGGCTGAAGCGACTGCTCGAGGATCGGTAG
- a CDS encoding prephenate dehydrogenase/arogenate dehydrogenase family protein, protein MDVLVVGAGDVGRWFGDAVDATVTFADIDEEAATEAAEAIGGRAVPLEGDERFDAVCLAVPMRYVATAIAEHAPRAQEAVLDVSGVMGPALEAMAEHAPARERVSLHPLFAPERAPGSIAVVEDSPGPVSAALLEALEERGNDLVETTAAEHDEAMESVQAAAHAAVLSFALAADPAPEGFETPIYDGLSDLVETVTGGTPRVYADIQETFDGVEAVANAAERLADADADGFESLYREAATRWEGSRHDSSGGDDA, encoded by the coding sequence ATGGACGTACTGGTCGTCGGCGCGGGGGACGTGGGACGGTGGTTCGGGGACGCCGTCGATGCCACGGTCACCTTCGCCGACATCGACGAGGAAGCCGCGACGGAGGCGGCCGAGGCGATCGGCGGCCGCGCCGTCCCGCTCGAGGGCGACGAGCGGTTCGACGCGGTCTGTCTGGCCGTCCCGATGCGCTACGTCGCGACGGCGATCGCCGAACACGCACCGCGGGCACAGGAGGCGGTGCTCGACGTCTCGGGCGTGATGGGGCCGGCGCTCGAGGCGATGGCCGAACACGCCCCAGCGCGCGAACGGGTCAGCCTCCACCCGCTGTTCGCTCCCGAGCGTGCGCCCGGATCGATCGCCGTCGTCGAGGACTCGCCGGGGCCGGTCTCGGCAGCGCTACTGGAAGCGCTCGAGGAGCGGGGAAACGACCTGGTGGAGACGACCGCGGCCGAACACGACGAGGCGATGGAGTCCGTACAGGCGGCCGCCCACGCGGCCGTCCTCTCCTTTGCGCTCGCCGCCGACCCCGCCCCGGAGGGGTTCGAGACGCCGATTTACGATGGGCTCTCCGACCTCGTCGAGACGGTGACCGGCGGGACGCCGCGGGTGTACGCCGACATTCAGGAGACGTTCGACGGGGTCGAGGCGGTCGCCAACGCCGCCGAACGCCTCGCCGACGCCGACGCCGACGGGTTCGAGTCGCTGTACCGCGAGGCTGCGACGCGTTGGGAGGGCAGTCGGCACGACTCGAGCGGGGGTGACGACGCGTGA
- the nucS gene encoding endonuclease NucS, producing MTSSDGAFDPNTDEGSRVHTLERPTPETAREAILDGFDREAVVTVFGRCTVEYDGRAASTLEAGDRLVLFKPDGAALVHTDAGQQPVNWQPPGCEHEAFLEDGRLQLRSLRSTPDEVLRVGFERVKQVSTYAMVDSSELSVVGTEEDLKTRLLEDPGLLEPGFTPLATERETPAGAVDLYGEDGDGRTVVVELKRRRVGPDAVGQLRRYVDAVERDLHAEATVRGILVAPSVTDRASRLLVEHGLEFVALEPTADAAGD from the coding sequence GTGACGAGTAGCGACGGAGCGTTCGATCCGAACACCGACGAGGGTTCGCGCGTTCACACGCTCGAGCGACCGACGCCCGAAACCGCCCGCGAGGCGATCCTCGACGGGTTCGACCGCGAGGCAGTCGTGACCGTCTTCGGCCGCTGTACCGTCGAGTACGACGGGCGGGCGGCGAGCACGCTCGAGGCCGGCGACCGCCTCGTGCTGTTCAAACCCGACGGCGCAGCGCTGGTCCACACCGACGCGGGCCAACAGCCCGTCAACTGGCAGCCGCCGGGGTGTGAACACGAGGCGTTCCTCGAGGACGGGCGACTTCAGCTGCGGAGCCTGCGCTCGACGCCCGACGAGGTGCTGCGCGTCGGCTTCGAGCGCGTCAAGCAGGTGTCGACGTACGCGATGGTGGACTCGAGCGAGCTCTCCGTCGTCGGCACCGAGGAAGACCTCAAGACGCGCCTGCTCGAGGACCCCGGCCTGCTCGAGCCCGGCTTCACGCCGCTGGCGACCGAGCGCGAGACGCCCGCGGGTGCGGTGGACCTCTACGGCGAGGACGGCGACGGGAGAACGGTCGTCGTCGAACTCAAGCGCCGGCGGGTCGGGCCGGACGCGGTCGGGCAGCTGCGCCGATACGTCGACGCCGTCGAGCGCGACCTCCACGCCGAGGCCACGGTTCGTGGCATCCTGGTCGCTCCCTCGGTGACCGACCGGGCGAGCCGATTGCTCGTCGAGCACGGCCTCGAGTTCGTCGCCCTCGAGCCGACGGCCGACGCGGCCGGGGACTGA
- a CDS encoding response regulator, giving the protein MSEIRPTSSEPAQILLVEDNPGDVRLTKEAFKQGRIENDLHVVTDGHEALEFLAQREAYEDAPRPDLILLDLNLPRKNGDEVLEELKGDPELRCIPVIVLTSSKAEEDVVRSYELHANAYLTKPVDPDEFIDAVKAFEAFWFRVVRLPTEGNES; this is encoded by the coding sequence ATGTCTGAGATCCGACCGACGTCATCCGAACCGGCACAGATACTGCTCGTCGAGGACAACCCCGGCGACGTCCGCCTCACGAAGGAGGCGTTCAAACAGGGACGAATCGAGAACGACCTCCACGTCGTCACCGACGGCCACGAAGCGCTCGAGTTCCTCGCCCAGCGCGAGGCGTACGAGGACGCCCCGCGCCCGGACCTGATTCTGCTCGACCTCAACCTCCCACGCAAGAACGGCGACGAGGTGCTCGAGGAACTCAAGGGCGATCCGGAGCTGCGGTGTATCCCGGTGATCGTGCTGACAAGCTCGAAAGCCGAAGAGGACGTCGTCAGGTCCTACGAACTCCACGCCAACGCCTACCTCACGAAGCCGGTCGATCCGGACGAGTTCATCGACGCCGTCAAGGCGTTCGAAGCGTTCTGGTTCCGCGTCGTTCGACTGCCAACGGAGGGGAACGAATCGTGA
- a CDS encoding beta-CASP ribonuclease aCPSF1 produces MSTVEQQLDELKAEITSELPGHISVSSVKYEGPELVVYTRDPKEFAQQGDLIRRLASKLRKRITVRPDPSVLSHPDEAREEIMDVIPEEAGVTDLDFHADTGEVVIEAAKPGMVIGRHGSTLREITKNVGWTPEVVRTPPIESSTVSNVRNFLKQERDERRDILEKVGRQIHRREMSDDEYVRITTLGCCREVGRASFILSTPETRILIDCGDKPGAEGEVPYLHAPEALGAGAQTIDAVVLTHAHLDHSALIPLLFKYGYDGPIYCTEPTRDLMGLLTLDYLDVAAKEGRTPPYESEMVREAIKHCIPLEYGDVTDIAPDVKLTFHNAGHILGSAVSHFHIGDGLYNVAFSGDIHYKDTRLFNGAVNDFPRVETLVLESTYGGRNDYQTDQEDSERKLKEIIKETAERGGKVLIPAFAVGRSQEIMLVLEKAMREGEIPSMPVHLDGMIWEATAIHTTYPEYLRDDLRDRIFHEDENPFLADEFNHIDGGEEERQEVADGGPCIILSTSGMVTGGPIMSWLGHVGPDPDSTLVFVGYQAQGTLGRRIQSGWDEIPTSEVGPRNRNGNGGGRGTLSLNLDVETVDGFSGHADRAGLENFVKTMNPRPEKVLCVHGDERSTQDLSSALYHEYNMRTFAPKNLETFRFL; encoded by the coding sequence ATGAGCACTGTAGAGCAGCAACTCGACGAACTGAAAGCAGAGATCACGAGCGAGTTACCGGGTCACATCTCGGTCTCGTCGGTGAAGTACGAAGGCCCCGAACTGGTCGTCTACACGCGCGATCCGAAGGAGTTCGCCCAGCAGGGCGACCTCATTCGACGGCTCGCGAGCAAACTCCGAAAGCGGATCACGGTTCGACCGGACCCGAGCGTCCTCTCACATCCCGACGAGGCGCGCGAGGAGATCATGGACGTCATCCCCGAGGAAGCCGGCGTCACGGACCTCGACTTCCACGCTGACACCGGCGAGGTCGTCATCGAGGCCGCAAAGCCAGGGATGGTGATCGGCCGCCACGGCTCGACCCTGCGTGAGATCACGAAGAACGTTGGCTGGACGCCCGAGGTCGTCCGCACGCCGCCGATCGAGTCTTCGACCGTCTCGAACGTTCGCAACTTCCTCAAACAGGAGCGCGACGAACGCCGGGACATACTCGAGAAGGTCGGCCGCCAGATCCACCGCCGGGAGATGTCCGACGACGAGTACGTCCGCATCACCACGCTGGGCTGCTGTCGAGAGGTCGGGCGCGCTTCGTTCATCCTCTCGACGCCCGAAACGCGCATCCTCATCGACTGCGGCGACAAGCCGGGTGCCGAAGGTGAGGTGCCGTACCTCCACGCACCCGAGGCCCTGGGCGCCGGCGCCCAGACCATCGACGCGGTCGTGCTCACCCACGCCCACCTCGACCACTCCGCGCTTATCCCACTGCTGTTCAAGTACGGCTACGACGGCCCCATCTACTGCACCGAACCTACCCGCGACCTGATGGGCCTGCTCACCCTCGACTACCTCGACGTCGCGGCCAAAGAGGGACGCACCCCGCCGTATGAGTCCGAGATGGTTCGCGAGGCGATCAAACACTGCATCCCGCTCGAGTACGGCGACGTCACCGACATCGCCCCCGACGTCAAGCTCACCTTCCACAACGCGGGTCACATTCTCGGCTCCGCCGTCTCCCACTTCCACATCGGTGACGGCCTCTACAACGTCGCCTTCTCCGGCGACATCCACTACAAGGACACCCGACTGTTCAACGGCGCCGTCAACGACTTCCCGCGCGTGGAGACGCTCGTCCTCGAGTCGACCTACGGCGGGCGCAACGACTACCAGACCGACCAGGAAGACTCCGAGCGAAAGCTCAAAGAGATCATCAAAGAGACCGCCGAGCGTGGCGGGAAGGTCCTCATCCCCGCCTTCGCAGTCGGTCGCTCTCAGGAGATCATGCTCGTCTTAGAGAAGGCGATGCGCGAGGGCGAAATCCCCTCGATGCCGGTCCACTTAGACGGGATGATCTGGGAGGCGACGGCGATCCATACCACGTATCCCGAGTATCTGCGTGACGATCTGCGCGACCGGATCTTCCACGAGGACGAGAACCCGTTCCTCGCCGACGAGTTCAACCACATCGACGGCGGCGAAGAGGAGCGCCAGGAGGTCGCCGACGGCGGTCCCTGTATCATCCTCTCGACCTCGGGGATGGTCACCGGCGGCCCGATCATGTCCTGGCTCGGCCACGTGGGCCCCGACCCGGACTCGACGCTCGTCTTCGTCGGCTACCAGGCCCAGGGGACCCTCGGCCGACGCATCCAGAGTGGCTGGGACGAGATCCCGACGAGCGAGGTCGGTCCCAGAAACCGTAACGGCAACGGCGGCGGCCGCGGCACCCTCTCGCTCAACCTCGACGTCGAGACCGTCGACGGCTTCTCCGGCCACGCCGACCGCGCTGGCCTCGAGAACTTCGTGAAGACCATGAACCCGCGTCCCGAGAAGGTGCTCTGCGTCCACGGCGACGAACGCTCCACCCAGGACCTCTCCTCTGCGCTCTACCACGAGTACAACATGCGCACGTTCGCGCCGAAGAACTTAGAGACGTTCCGGTTCCTCTAG
- a CDS encoding bacterio-opsin activator domain-containing protein, with translation MSTDEIPDRVETQDDTDESEGLDVLLVEDNPGDARLIEEMLRRTDELTQRVESAGVAGSKPTLVQASRLEAGIDHLESNSVDVVLLDLNLPDSTGLETLSRSLEVVEWTPVLVLTGVRDQDVGIEAIERGAQDYLVKGEVTDDLLIRSIHHSIERTRQERDRERRRKQLESLNRLNEISQTITHDVITTSTREELEQAVCDRLAESDSYRFAWIGQLQRGGNEILPSASAGVEAGYLEAVTITVDDEATGQGPSGRAVRTHEIQLAHDIQSDASFEPWRERALERGYRSSASVPILHDDLLYGVLNVYAGRPNAFTGSQLDVLDGLGDVVGHAIAAIERREALVSDTSLELEFQLEGVAEELAALSRDEGGHIHVDRILKRDGALLAYGVASELPREEFFERASQVEWIDDVRAITSGYGEYEFEARTTSGVSLVDALAGHGGQVTSTSIDDGDMRIVVDLPHGTDARRLIDVVEAECPAASFVAQRTADRSDDDRPEYDALLERELTEKQREALETAVFAGYFDWPRASTGEEVADRLGISPATFTQHLRAAERKFFDTVFDR, from the coding sequence GTGAGCACCGACGAGATTCCCGACCGCGTCGAGACGCAGGACGATACGGACGAGAGCGAGGGACTCGACGTTCTCCTCGTCGAGGACAACCCCGGTGACGCCCGCCTGATCGAGGAAATGCTTCGACGCACCGACGAACTGACACAGCGCGTCGAATCCGCCGGCGTCGCGGGAAGCAAGCCGACCCTCGTCCAAGCGTCACGACTCGAGGCTGGCATCGACCACCTCGAGTCGAACTCCGTCGACGTCGTCCTCCTCGACCTGAACCTCCCGGACAGCACCGGACTCGAGACACTCTCCCGGTCGCTCGAGGTCGTCGAGTGGACACCGGTGCTCGTCCTCACGGGCGTTCGCGATCAGGACGTCGGGATCGAAGCCATCGAGCGCGGCGCCCAGGACTACCTCGTCAAAGGAGAGGTGACCGACGACCTATTGATCCGGTCGATCCACCACTCGATCGAACGGACGCGACAGGAGCGAGACCGCGAGCGGCGGCGAAAACAACTGGAGTCGCTCAACCGGCTGAACGAGATCAGTCAGACGATCACCCACGACGTCATCACCACGTCGACGCGGGAGGAGCTCGAGCAGGCCGTCTGCGATCGACTCGCCGAGTCGGACAGCTACCGGTTCGCCTGGATCGGCCAGCTGCAACGCGGCGGTAACGAGATCCTTCCGTCGGCGTCGGCAGGGGTCGAAGCGGGCTACCTCGAGGCAGTCACCATCACAGTCGACGACGAGGCCACCGGTCAGGGGCCGTCGGGACGAGCGGTCAGGACGCACGAGATCCAGCTCGCTCACGACATCCAGTCGGACGCGTCGTTCGAACCGTGGCGTGAGCGGGCGCTGGAGCGCGGCTACCGCTCCTCGGCGTCCGTCCCGATCCTCCACGACGACCTCCTCTATGGCGTCCTGAACGTCTACGCTGGCCGACCGAACGCGTTCACCGGCTCCCAGCTCGACGTCCTCGACGGGCTCGGTGACGTCGTCGGCCACGCGATCGCCGCGATCGAGCGACGGGAGGCGCTGGTGAGTGACACGTCACTCGAACTCGAGTTCCAGCTCGAGGGCGTCGCCGAGGAGTTGGCCGCGCTCTCGCGAGACGAAGGTGGACACATCCACGTCGATCGGATTCTAAAGCGCGACGGCGCGCTCCTCGCCTACGGCGTGGCGAGTGAGCTCCCCCGGGAGGAGTTCTTCGAACGGGCCAGCCAGGTCGAGTGGATCGACGACGTTCGAGCCATTACCAGCGGCTACGGCGAGTACGAGTTCGAGGCCCGGACCACGAGCGGTGTCTCTCTCGTCGACGCACTCGCGGGCCACGGCGGCCAGGTGACGTCCACGTCGATCGACGACGGCGACATGCGCATCGTCGTCGACCTCCCCCACGGAACCGACGCGCGCCGACTGATCGACGTGGTGGAAGCGGAGTGTCCCGCCGCAAGTTTCGTCGCCCAGCGCACCGCCGATCGATCCGACGACGACCGGCCGGAGTACGACGCGCTGCTCGAGCGCGAGCTCACCGAGAAACAGCGAGAGGCGCTCGAGACGGCCGTCTTCGCGGGCTACTTCGACTGGCCGCGCGCGAGCACCGGCGAGGAGGTCGCCGACCGACTCGGCATCTCCCCCGCGACGTTCACCCAGCACCTCCGGGCCGCCGAGCGGAAGTTCTTCGACACCGTCTTCGATCGGTGA